gcccaagggaacttaagatatgttgtagtggctgtggaatatttttctaaatggattgaggcaaagcctttagccacaataacttcggccaccattcaaaagtttttctggcagaatattgtttgtcgtttcggggtaccaaaggccatcactgtagataatggaacacagttcgactccgaagctttcagagatttctgtgatcaaattggtacgaagatccattttgcatcagtcaggcatccggagtcaaacggactcgttgaaagagccaatgacattataatgacaggaataatgaagttaatcttcaatcaacccaggggaaagtggccagatcaattaatcaaagtggtatggagccacaacacaacaatatcaaggtcaacaggctttactccattcaaactattgtttggtgacgaagcaataactccggaggaagccaaaactggatcaataagagtagtagcttcggcagaatcagattctgaagttgttcattctgtggaaaaagatgctatagaagggatcaggcttcaagctgtggagaacatcaataagtatcaagccgaaacaatcaaatggtgtGATaggaggttcggctaaagaatattgagccaggacatttggtgcttcggcgagtggctaacccagatacagtgggcaagttgcagttgaaatgggagggaccttttttggtagcatcttcgtcaagacccggttcatacagattgaaggatatggacgacaacaacattcctagatcttggaatgcggatgagcttcggcgatattatgtctaacttgatgtaattttttatattttttctttcatggcacccttttcctttctgaagggggagaaaggtttttaatggggccatcatatgtaatttcctttttttagttctataagagcaaaatcccccaaggatgtaaatgtaaaagctgagaacgcaccatcgagtgccgaaaagtaaaaggcgaagaagctccaaagtcgttcctaagagaatgcagagcttacagcgaaaagtcaacgctgattccgccgaaagtaaaaagcgaagaagctccaaagtcgttcctaagggaatgcagagcttacagcgaaaagtcaacgctgattccgccgaaagtaaaaggcgaagaagctccaaagtcgttcctaagggaatgcagagcttacagcgaaaagtcagcgctgatatgtgattgtttctaaggaaataacgactgtgattatggcttcggatatgtgtttggacattcatttgcacatcacattatatcataacatttgcattcattcatccaggcatatgtaggataaccatcatcatagcataagtggttgcttcggcaaaaagaaaaaactgtcttttgtacttcttcgtatacgaaaagaagagcttcggaagaaagggaaatgttgttttttatgcttcgctgtgtacgaaaagaagggaaggtgtttttttcgctttcggctcaaaaagataatttcgtccacatcaaagcacctctcatacattaatggaagggtaagaacatattacaaggtatgaacagaattcattaagaacaagtttagtcacatttacaaaagttatctcaaaagtttcttgagtctgtctacagtctactcctatttaatcttcaagggacctcagcttcggcgtcattctctttaagcatcggcctcggcttcgtcatcctacatgaattaagttgttgtaagacaaaatcgagcttgaaggaaaaggtaagcaaaaggtatgatttcttactggttcaagatgactccgagcttcgtctccagccttttctcgcccgccttttgtccatatcatctttacaaatctattagaaatgcttcgggcgagatcaggaatgtcatctagaattgatggtgatagagtgaaattgggcctattgacaatttttccatgatcgcagccagcttttaggaaagctgcagcagtgccccgagaagctacccaggcgcagaagtcaccgtgcccggctataacttcgtcaagctcatcaatttcaccctcaatatgttcgaaggtctttggtaaatcttcagctgacggggtgaatttctcactgctagctccaactgagtggaaaatttttctcagtcgttgaatacatttgttgctaaattccaaacatttgtcttgaaggcccgccaatagatttttcaaatctgaattttgttggacttcggcttcaagttttgcattaagttcttgcttttcttgttcaaactgttcagattggcagagaagcttcgtgctcagttctgttattttagcttcggcttccgccaataagccttcagttgcttgaagctcgaagttcttcttttcaatagtagctgattgctcttttattttgctttctaaattttcaattataacctcgtgtttcttGTCCTCCAGATCTTGctacattttcaaagctttgctcaacagcatactttgcacgaaaacaaccttcgttagacatgtcttcactattaaaaacaataaaagtcaagggaaaagtagttcaccttgaaattggaataaaataaactaccaacgatatgttgtcgtcggtagcggctaatgtccgtttctagcttcggaaaaccgatactctttgacagagtaccgataaccttagctccagtttgatcccggatacagactaatttttcatcatcaatacctccaaagaggagtgctcctggtttatatccgcaagatttggcatactctttaagctcttctatttcggtttttgacaatttttctccaactaaattttgaaacatgaaggcctcgtcctctaaagcttcgtcagcaatttccttttctttccccgacactgcggccatggcctcttcggcggcagtagtagcttcttctgtggccatgtctagcagcattttgtcgatgtgttcgattgtgctttccaagttcaaatcttcaatcgaggtagcttcggcagccgcgacctccgaaggtgtgatttcaatatttgttatttcctcagccgctggtatcttctgagctgaagctctcggtggtgtcttgtcaatgacctctgtcacagcgatgattctttgtctctttgctttagtcgttttcttcgttttttcgggctccttttccttctgaaaaaactttgtcagttgaggccccaatggacttagcttcgcaggcagggattcagtcattaccttcaaaatttcctccacgtcagtggcagagcgtgatgcgggagtttcttcttcgtcggatactttttgcttcggagaagacactttcctcttcttcggaattttcttctttgatggttctttctcatcttcatttaaggcttcggttatccttttccttttccggcctccgatacctttattcagattttcgtagtcagggtattcaaaacccaaggcgtccagcactcgattcagtcttcgctttggACGGGtgtcgaaggccgcagtcatcaactgatcttcttttttggagtaattgccaagtatttcattgcacattatttcaattgtttccaaccactcttggcaaggtgttttaaagtatttcttaaacttgtaatagtaaggtaaccgcacaagttccccttctttcttctccccctctagcttcggcatttcccattcttttaaactaggaaaaaccctgaaagccaaaaactcctgaaccaggtctcttgtactgatatgctctgcaataattctgaattcatccaacgcttgttgggttggaccttctggtgtcatgttgcaacgaggtcgggtttctccgaagattagttcaagtggactttgcacaagcttctccttgtcgtcatcaaccttgacatagaaccactccgacttccagcctgctgcccatttgcttcggtagctgattacaggaaactttgtggttttccgataagcaaaattatagcaaccaaaattgtcatgcaatccatcttttctagccttcgtctgatagtgcagctcgtgaactcgacaaaagctgtccgcaaacggctccaccgcttggcttcggagggcccagatataaacactaagcctaacgatagcgttaggagtcaactgatgaaagtagataccaaacctcttcagtacctctgcaataatcccatgtagggggaatcttaatccagcctttagaaagctcttgaaaatgactatttcatccttctccggctttggggtagtttcttccccccgaagcgtagtagcttcttctgactttcactacctactcgtctgtttatatagtactgcaggtaagaaggcgaagcgccaggatttttgcaccaggcggacagccgcttgcactcgctgcgcggtggaccgcagagaccaaacagtaactctgcaaggtgggaccgctatgcgctgggaaactgaatcgtttctcgacaacgagctcagggaaggtgttttttggaccttcggcttcctgaagcttaggagacttttttcacggatcaagctcgttacgaaaaacgatctagcgccgcgaaagggactactgttgggactatgcttcgtcgccgaaggtcttgtaggaagaagcagttttcggctgaagctgttcacatgagatgaccgaaggttcctcttcatgaagcttcggaatttacaaaccgacataaaagtagaatgaacttttagtccataaatgtttgagtcaccgttgtaatcccttatgaggggcataattgtaattcctcacaggctacgccctgtgcctataaataggtgaacagtacctttgtactgttcacgcaatcgggtaatcactggcacattacgtTGGAATTATTactttctgtcaagacgaaggtataaatgtacctaaatattatgtttcaatatttaggttcatataataaaatatatgtgaatattgttatttatttttggcatgtctttctataatgctttgtgttttatattttacttcatattgtttttcaagtctgatcacgaaggtatgaccttcgtgatattttgcttataaccttcgtccgaagctcattaaatccttggggagataatgcttccgcggacgaagggcattaatattttaatattttatattgccttgttcttaattcatagcatttgagaacaagtccacaacaCCATGGTCCATGCATCTCTTCATGTAGCTGCTCATATCCAGAGAATAGGCAAAGCAGGTGCCGCCTGTTCTCATGCCCAGACTGGTATTATCAGTATCGGTATCCATCCCATCTTAACTCACGTAAAGCCGGTGAGCTGAACCTGATCTTTTGGTGTTTCTGCTGGGCTCGTTTATTCAGGCACATCACTACAGGTCCTTGTTAACCAACTGAATAATTTGGAAACAGCATGCAACGTATAATGTAGGATTGTAGGAGTAGCATCGTATACTGACTTTACGGGAAGTGGGGGCAATTGCGAAAGGGTGAAAAAAGGGTTATCCGTAGCAAATCGATTATTGATGGCCAACAGGCAACAGCCTCATCAAGAACCCTACAGGCTCTCATGGCCCGTTGCAACAGCCAACAGACCTTCTTAGACCTTCGAATCCAATAGTTGCATCATGGCCCGTTGCAATCATGAATCATCACTCGGTAATGTCAGCTCAGGGGCATGTGGAATCGTCACTCCTGCTCATACAGGTTATTTGATCTTTTAGTAGCATAACCGATTCAAAATCTCCGTTTCTTAGACACGAACACTAAAAGACTAGTTTGGACTCCATTTTCCCaagagaaaataaactaatttttctcAGAGAAATAGAAATTCCTTCGAAAATAGgattccaaactagccctaaaagagTGTTGCTACACATGCGACTACAGTGGTAGACTCAAGTACGAATAGAATTATCTAATGACTCATAATTCATTAGTTTAGAACAAGAAACAACAGTCATTTAATGACTCATGATTTATTAGTTTAGAAAAAGAAACAACAGTCGTAGATTAAGGTGTTTGAATAttatagagctaatagttagagggtgtttgaatacactagagctaatagttagttgctaaaattagttgagacatctAAACaacctagctaatagttcagctattagctattttttgtaaattagttaatagttagataactatttgttagctagctaattccacaaACATTTTTTATCCAACTAAATATtagttttagtgcattcaaacaccctcttagctggctaaaaaattgctaacaaatagctagctaactattaactaatttactaaaaatagctaatagttaaATTATTAGCTAGTGTGTTCGAATGTCTCcagctaattttagccactaactattaagAGCATCTCCAGAAGACTCCTCATTTTTAGCTCTATATTTGACTATCTATTTAACTTTTCATAAAGATTACACTCTATATGCAGTATCTCACTCCAACAGACTATCTATCTAGTTTAGCTAGTCAGGTGGCTAGCCAAATTTAGCTAGAGAGAGTCAATTTGAAGAGCCGGATAGCTTAACGAGTCAGATAGCTAATCTGTTGGAGAGTTATTTTGCTATTGAGTAGCCAAAATTTGGCTTGGCGAGttatttagctagtctcttggagatactctaactctagtgcattcaaacacccccctcTAACGTTGGCATCTAACGTTGGTTGAAGTTTCATCGAAGCATTTCTAATTAAGAAAGCATATAATGAACAATTGCAAGGGCTGGCAAACAAATGATCGCCAAACATACAAAAAAGTAAGACATGGCAGTGATGTAAATACAGGCGACATTTTGTATTCTTTGAAGCATCCATCACTCAGTTTACCATAATATCGGGGGAAGACTCAGGAACTAGATAGCTAATCAAAGAAATATGTAGAAATATGTCAAAAGATAGAACAAAGAATATCATCAGATGGTTTTATGCTACTTTTCGCTTTTCTTCTTCAGCAAACCACCGAATCTCTTCAGCAAAGGCTTCTTATGCTGTTGCGGCTGTTTAGTTGATGCTCTGCCACTGCTCTCATTAGTTGAGTGCAACCCATTGCTGTCAAGACCTGCATCCCCCTTGTTTGATTCCAAATCAACCTGCGAGTCACCATCATTATCCTTCTCCTTAGATGAATCACAGTCAGCAAACTTGCCGTTCTCCCACATTTTGGCAACTACCACAACAGGTTCATCATCCTCTTCAGTACCCCCCTTCTCATTATCTCCTTCCTTGGTGTTACCATTTATCAGGCTATCTTTTACATTAGCAAGCTGGAAAGAGAGTTCCTTAACCTTCTCAGAAGCTGCTAATTCCTTTGCCTGCAGGTCGTCGTTCTCCTGTTTTATGTTCTGTAATTCATTCTCTTGGTCTAATATGTTCTCCTTCCATCGGATAGTTTCAGCGCTGGCTTCCTCCCTGATTCTGTTTGCTTCCATTAGCTGAGACTCAAGCTGCTGCAGCTTCTCCTGCAACTCAGTGTTTTCACGTTCTTTCTCTTTAACAACCTCCAAGGTCCTGATCATCTGAACTCTGATAGCAACTATCTCTTCCTCTGAATTCTTAATAGAATTGACAAAACTTAGCTCTTTGGAATGCCATTCCTCATGTGCACTCTTTGCTTCTGCTTTCAGTCTTTCAACTGTTTTCGTAAGGCAAACCTTCTCATAGTTTGCCTCATCAAGCAATAGCTCATAGTTCTCCTTAGTATTCTTCAGACTCAAGCTAAGCTCCTCTACCTGTGCCTGAGCACGCTCAATCTCATCTTGTTTGAGAAGGTACTTCTCTTGCGCCTCTCTGGATTCAGCTGACATTTCCTGTAAGGCTGAGGCCAGACCCTCCATTGCCTTCTTAGTTTTCTCAAGCTCATCTTTGTTTGCCTCAAGCTTGTCAGTCAGCTGGTTCTTCTGTTCATTCAAGGTCTCAGTTTCTAAGGTAGTACTCTTATCACTGTTCAGGGCCTCCATTTTCTCTTCTTCCACTGTATGGAGCTTCAGCCTAAGCCCTTCAACCTCTGTCCATAGATCCGCCGCCTCTTTCTCTGCTGCATCTGCCCGTTGGCCGGACACAACAATATCATTCTTGAGCTTTGTCTGCTCATCCTCAAAGAACCTTACTTTGTCACGAAGAGCAGCAACTTCAGATTCTCTGTCACGAAGCAAACTACTTGTTGAATCCAATTCTTCCATTGCTGAATTCAAAGATTCACCCTTCAAAATATTAGACTGATCAGCCTCTTCCAATCTGACCTCGAGAAGCTGTGCCTTCTTCTGCCATTCATCAGCTAACTGCTTTGACTTGGAACCAAAATTCCTAGCATCATCAACATCACTCTCAAGTTCATCAATCATGCGCTCCAATCGAACCGCCTTTTCTTCAGCAGCCTTTTTTTTCTGAAGCTCAAGCTTTAATGCAAAGTTCTCTTCTTCAAGATTCTGAATCCTCTCTGCAGTCTTCTTCCTGTTGCCATCCACCTTGGAATCAACCAGCCCTTTGAGGCGTGTAACCTCTGCAATGAGATGCTCAACTTCCTGGGCCTTCACCTCAGAAGCCCTAACGGCATCATCTACCTGGCTGAGGGCTTCATTCTTGGCATCGACTGCATCGGCCAGCTCGTACCTAGCCTTCTCAAGCTGCTCCACTGTCGACCGCAGCACAGCGTCATCATCCTCCTGCTGGTCGTGGATGCTTGCCTGCTTCGACTCTCCGGCAGGGAGTTTGTCTGCCTCCTGCGCCTCAATAGCCCTCCTTTGCACATCAAGAGCATCTTGCAGCTTGGCATTGGCCTCATCAGCCACCTTCTTGGCACGCTCCAGCTCAGCAAGAACTCTGCACTTCTCCTTCTCGTTCTCCAGCAACTGCTCTTTGGCCTTCACGAGCTCTTCACGGATCTCGGCAAGCTGCGCCTGCTGCTCCTGCGGCCGCTTTGCGGGCTTCCCCTTCTGAAACCATCAATACAACTCTGAATTCCGCAAAAAAAGCACGCGGATTTTCGCGCCCGCAGGCAGGCATGGTAGTCTCGATTGCTATACCTCGGGAGGCGTGGCGAGGCGAGAGGCGGCGGCCTTGGGCGTGGGCGCCTTGCGGTCGGCCGACCCCGAGCCGGGGGACTTGTCAGCCGCCCGCGGCGTGCCATGGCCGGCGGCGCTTGCCTTGGGCACGGCCGGCTTGCGCGGCTTGCTGTCCTTGGGGGTTGGCGGCGTGCCGCCTCCGccccccttcttctccttgtccgGTTTGCTGTTGCTCTTCGCCTCGGCGGAGCTAGATCTGCTCTCCAACCAAGAAATGGAACCACCGTCAGACGGTGAAGGATCCACCGCCACTGCCCACTGCCCGCGGGGATCCACCTCGCGCGCGGAGGCGCAGTGATCAAGAACCAGCACAGAAGGGTGTGATGAACGCTTACTTGGTATTGGAGCCCTGCATTGCGGCGCCTGCGTTTCTGCAGCTGTTGCCTGGCCTCCTCTTGTGCCTTTGCTGTGTCGGCGTTGCTCCCTAACGGGTAGTGCTAAGATTGCGGAGAAATTTGGGGGAGGGAGCGGTGGGTGAGCGGTTGCGACCGCGCTGCCACTAGTTGGAGAAGATGGACGGGGGAGCGGTGGGGCTGCGGCCTGCGGTTGCGCCTACAAGTAGAAGACACCGCCTCCGATCAGCATCCCTGTGGGTCTGCTGTTGGTCGCGTGGGGTCCCGTCTTCACATTTTCCTCGCAGGTTTTCATTGGGAAGACGGAAGAGagtgagggagggagggaggcagGCGAAGTGGCCGGGACACCGGGCAGCCATGCGTGGTGGGCTGGTGGTGGCTACTGGCTAGGGAGACGGAACGGACGGCTTGGAACGCGTtcgtcttttcttttctttcactGTTAGAGTATCTTTGAAATAGAAAGTAAAATAGGAAATAGGATAGAGGTCTACCGGAGATAGTCTTAATGTTTATTTTAAAATATAATGCTATTTTTAATAGTAGTACTTTTATGGTTCTTTTCTTTCCTTATAATAGCCCAAGGTTCAACTTAAAAAAATACATTCAACAGTGTCtaattttatcatttttataaaaaaaagtcttcactaatctctactactctatatgttaGTACTGTAGGCGTCCACACTTTTGGTTCTGCCATCGCGTGCTACGCTCCCTCCCCGCCCCCGCAATCCCCGCGCCCCGCCCCACAGTCCCGCAATTCCTCCCCGCCGTCAATGGAAGGTCGCGCCGCTCCCACAGTCTGCGCCATCAACGCCTCGCCCGCAGTCCGCAGTCCCTCCCCGCCGTCAATGGAAGGTCGCGTCGCGCCCGCAGTCCCGCGGTTCTGCCGCTGGCGCACCCCGCCCCGCAT
This portion of the Zea mays cultivar B73 chromosome 2, Zm-B73-REFERENCE-NAM-5.0, whole genome shotgun sequence genome encodes:
- the LOC103646008 gene encoding WEB family protein At5g16730, chloroplastic yields the protein MQGSNTKSSSAEAKSNSKPDKEKKGGGGGTPPTPKDSKPRKPAVPKASAAGHGTPRAADKSPGSGSADRKAPTPKAAASRLATPPEKGKPAKRPQEQQAQLAEIREELVKAKEQLLENEKEKCRVLAELERAKKVADEANAKLQDALDVQRRAIEAQEADKLPAGESKQASIHDQQEDDDAVLRSTVEQLEKARYELADAVDAKNEALSQVDDAVRASEVKAQEVEHLIAEVTRLKGLVDSKVDGNRKKTAERIQNLEEENFALKLELQKKKAAEEKAVRLERMIDELESDVDDARNFGSKSKQLADEWQKKAQLLEVRLEEADQSNILKGESLNSAMEELDSTSSLLRDRESEVAALRDKVRFFEDEQTKLKNDIVVSGQRADAAEKEAADLWTEVEGLRLKLHTVEEEKMEALNSDKSTTLETETLNEQKNQLTDKLEANKDELEKTKKAMEGLASALQEMSAESREAQEKYLLKQDEIERAQAQVEELSLSLKNTKENYELLLDEANYEKVCLTKTVERLKAEAKSAHEEWHSKELSFVNSIKNSEEEIVAIRVQMIRTLEVVKEKERENTELQEKLQQLESQLMEANRIREEASAETIRWKENILDQENELQNIKQENDDLQAKELAASEKVKELSFQLANVKDSLINGNTKEGDNEKGGTEEDDEPVVVVAKMWENGKFADCDSSKEKDNDGDSQVDLESNKGDAGLDSNGLHSTNESSGRASTKQPQQHKKPLLKRFGGLLKKKSEK